Proteins co-encoded in one Garra rufa chromosome 7, GarRuf1.0, whole genome shotgun sequence genomic window:
- the slc39a7 gene encoding zinc transporter Slc39a7 — translation MGTYIRSLLLISVGVIVCQQTLAHSHHHHGHSHGEGGCHGHSHGGAKMHHGASKWSAEANLPNAEEEHHGHAHDHGHHHSHDHHHGHNHDHHHHHDHGHSHDQGDSHKHNHGAEQLKSDVESGKRSTVELWMQAIGATLLISAAPFLILFLIPVQSNTDKHQNLLKVLLSFASGGLLGDAFLHLIPHALEPHSHHGQSHDSDESHGHSHDSEESHGHSHGAAHGHMMLVGLWVLGGIVAFLVVEKFVRLLKGGHSHSHSHAAPKAKDSDEEDDEKKKEKKGGKEKNSDKKAAKKPVEKSSDIKVSGYLNLAADFTHNFTDGLAIGASFLVSPAVGAVTTITILLHEVPHEIGDFAILVQSGCTKRKAMCLQLLTAIGALAGTACSLLAEGVGAAATVWILPFTAGGFVYIATVTVLPELLVGRSSFWQSLLEILALLLGVGMMVLIAEYE, via the exons ATGGGGACCTACATCAGATCACTGTTGCTGATCAGTGTTGGGGTGATAGTGTGTCAGCAGACACTGGCTCACTCCCACCATCATCACGGACACTCCCACGGCGAAGGCGGCTGCCACGGTCACTCGCACGGAGGGGCCAAGATGCATCATGGGGCCAGCAAATGGAGCGCTGAAGCCAACCTGCCTAATGCTGAAGAGGAGCATCACGGACACGCACATGATCACGGACACCATCACTCACACGATCACCATCACGGACACAATCACGATCACCATCACCATCACGATCACGGACACTCACACGATCAGGGAGactcacacaaacacaatcaCGGAGCAGAGCAACTGAAAAGCGATGTGGAATCAGGGAAGCGGAGCACAGTGGAGCTCTGGATGCAG GCCATTGGAGCGACTCTGCTGATCAGCGCTGCTCCCTTCCTCATCCTCTTCCTCATCCCAGTGCAGTCAAACACGGACAAGCACCAGAACCTGCTCAAAGTGCTCCTGAGTTTCGCCTCTGGAGGTTTGCTGGGAGACGCCTTCCTTCATCTCATCCCTCACGCTCTGG AACCTCATTCTCATCACGGCCAATCGCACGATAGCGACGAGTCACATGGTCACTCACACGATAGTGAGGAGTCACATGGCCACTCCCACG GTGCTGCTCACGGTCACATGATGTTGGTGGGGCTGTGGGTGCTGGGTGGCATCGTGGCGTTTCTAGTGGTGGAGAAATTTGTTCGTCTTTTGAAGGGAGGTCACTCTCACTCACACTCTCATG CTGCTCCAAAGGCGAAAGACAGCGACGAAGAGGATGATGAGAAGAAAAAAGAGAAGAAGGGAGGGAAAGAGAAAAACTCTGATAAGAAAGCTGCAAAGAAACCAGTGGAGAAGAGTTCAG ATATTAAAGTGTCTGGTTATCTGAACCTGGCTGCCGATTTCACCCACAACTTCACGGACGGTCTGGCGATCGGCGCGTCGTTCCTGGTCAGTCCGGCGGTCGGCGCCGTCACCACCATCACCATCCTCTTACATGAGGTCCCACACGAGATCGGAGATTTCGCCATTCTCGTCCAGTCGGGCTGCACCAAGAGGAAG GCCATGTGTCTTCAGCTCCTCACCGCCATTGGTGCGTTAGCCGGAACCGCCTGCTCCTTATTGGCCGAAGGGGTGGGTGCGGCGGCGACCGTCTGGATCCTGCCCTTCACCGCCGGAGGCTTCGTCTACATCGCCACCGTCACGGTTCTCCCGGAGCTGCTGGTGGGACGCTCCAGTTTCTGGCAGTCTCTGCTGGAGATCCTGGCTCTGCTGTTGGGGGTGGGCATGATGGTGCTGATCGCGGAGTACGAGTGA
- the LOC141338205 gene encoding uncharacterized protein, whose protein sequence is MCTDALYVDWSHGLERVIASRQGKQVFYLDQSKHQLLSDGQLFIKDLQESDAGQYYCNHQLVADITVLKGHNFTVPEGTTVYLPCRTSDKMKQRWAFKHTPQSRKEFISTLYKNSTVKKEREDPMLRFAHTINHLVISNLQLQDSGLYLCNNREMAFLTVTTESSDIENSSQDIKKYLMVAVLLALCIMVMVCVGLLSVTISWTNRRRRRRNIRKETGKTFKSK, encoded by the exons ATGTGTACTGATGCCTTGTATGTTGACTGGAGCCATGGGTTGGAAAGGGTCATCGCCTCTCGGCAAGGAAAGCAGGTGTTTTACCTGGACCAAAGCAAACACCAGCTGCTTTCAGACGGCCAGCTCTTCATTAAAGACCTGCAGGAGTCAGACGCAGGACAATACTACTGCAACCATCAGCTAGTGGCAGATATCACTGTGCTCAAAG GTCATAACTTTACAGTTCCTGAGGGCACAACTGTTTATCTGCCGTGTAGGACGTCTGATAAAATGAAGCAGAGATGGGCATTCAAGCATACTCCTCAGTCCAGAAAAGAGTTCATCTCCACGCTTTATAAAAACAGCACTGTAAAGAAGGAGAGAGAAGATCCCATGTTAAGATTCGCTCATACTATCAACCACCTGGTTATCTCCAATCTCCAGCTTCAGGACTCTGGTCTTTATCTGTGCAACAACAGAGAGATGGCTTTCCTTACAGTGACCACAG AATCATCAGACATTGAAAATAGCAGTCAGGATATAAAGAAATATT TGATGGTGGCCGTCCTGCTGGCTTTGTGCATAATGGTGATGGTTTGTGTCGGCCTTCTGTCTGTGACGATCAGCTGGACGAACAGGAGGAGAAGGAGAAGAAACATCAGAAAAGAAACAG GAAAAACATTCAAATCAAAGTAA